ATTATCGACACCACCAGCTGAGCCAGCAGAGGAAGCAGAAGCACCAAGTCCAGCAGTTCCAGCACCAGTTCCTGCTGCACCTGCTCCTGGATATTGATATTGAGCGTAGCTGCTGCCAAGGAGTGTCAGCACTAACAGctgtaaaataattgatgaGACATTACTTAAGTCAGGCCATCGATTAAGGATTCTTACAGAGCAACTAATTTTCAtcatgtttgtattttgttttgatcttgactgtttgtttaatttgaagaAGCTTTAGCTTATATATTAAGTTCTCAGACTATACGCCCACATATGTAGGCCCGGAACTAGATGACGACCTTAAACTCGCGATTGAACGCTTTCAATGCTTTTCACACAATTTGTTAAACTTTTATCGTTAGTCGCAGCGACTAACTAAGCCAAACGAAATATTTATAGCTTTGACAAGTCATAAACTGGTTAATCTAGCttcaatattatttctaaaagTTCTTTGAACTATTTACAAAAAGGAAATACAGGAAGTGACAAAGTTTGCTATAAAAGTGACAACTCGCATCTCTCGATGATTAGAAGATCGCTACATCATGAAGCTAAACACGGTAAGTTCTAAAACCAACGTTACATTTTGTCCCTGTTAAGATGTGCAGTTTCAGGGATCCATCAGGGCACTGATGATGCTGCTCTGCGTTGCCTTTAGCCAGGCACATGGCTTTGGCGGTGGCAAAAAGTTTGGAGGTGGCTATGGAGTTGGCTATCCATTGCCGTATCCTGTGGCACAACCAATTCCTGTTCCTCAGCCGGTACCAGTGCCACAGCCCGTGCCAGTTCCAGTTGCTGTGCCTCACCCGGTGCCGGTTGCAGTTCCATTTGCTAAGCCTTTCAAACACGGTTGGAAGGGTGGCTTCGGTGGGGGCTACGGTGGGGGCGGCTTTGGTGGCTATGGCGGAGGGTATGGCGGTGGATTTGGTGGATATGAAAGCTATTCATCATATGGAGGAGCATTTGGAGGTGCATATGGTGGCGGCTTTGGCGGCGGATTAGGAGGCTTGGGTGGCTTCGGTGGCGCATTCAGACGccgctaaaattaattttagttgaatgttattttatgtattatattaactaaattacatagctaaatagaaaaaataaataaaaacaaaaaactgtaAAAGTCTGTTCCCGCCCGGGTTCGAACCGGGGACCTTGTGCGTGTGAAGCACACGTGATAACCACTACACTACGGAAACGTACTAAATGTTTTCGTCTTATCATCTATTAACAGCAGTTCGATTATGGCGCCATCTATGTTTCGCTTGTTTTTACCTAATATTTACAAAGTAGTTACGCCATCTAGCGAAAAAGAAGTgaacacatttttaaagtgaCATGAGGCCGCTGTTGGcagcttagctattttatggCTATTTCAAAGTTCAGTTGCAAGCAACATTTGAAAGTTTCTTATAGCCGAAAATTAGGTCGAGTATTTTCGAATTGGAATTAAGATTTTGTTAATACCATTTTATGAATAAAGATACTAagtgaaattttattatgacatgaacttaaaactaaataacaattatataatGATGCTAATGGCAAGAAGTCTATGGTTTGACATATGTAGGTTATCAGATAGGACTTTAACTTATTTGCCCCACAGTCCGCCACCTCCGAAACCGCCTCCACCGAAGCCGCCTCCACCAAAGCTTCCACCTCCGTAACTGCCACCGCTGCTGTAGTGACTCTCGTGATGTTCTTCGTGGTGCTCATAGCCGCTGCTGTGGCCGCCAAACCCGCCGAAGCCTCCACCGACGTTTACACCACCACCGAATCCAGCGCCGAAACCGCCACCTAATCCACCACCCAATCCTCCGCCAACTAAGCCATGCTTAAGTCCCAACAGTTTAGGCGATCGCACCTTCAACTTCACAAAACCAGCATGGGGACCCTTGAAGGCAAGGAGCTTTAGTTTTCCGGCATTGGCATCTTGGAGCAGGAACACAAGACAGATGCCCAGCAATATAATCAATTGATGTGGACGCTATAGGAAATGTGAGTAGAATTGTGGATaggttaaaaattaaacaaatatcaaatatattgtattactTTTGGCACAAAAAGATTttgttgtaaaattaaaatccattTGTTAAGTGTCTACTTAAGGTCATAGTTAACTATAcctaataaaatgaaagtggACTATGACTATGGGCGATAATCATGTGATCatgtttatacaatttaagtAAACAgttttcataacttttaaaaaaatacataaccaaaatttatgtttatcacaaaatattttatattgtactatatacccttgcagaggatattattaaatttttaactttatatattttgtttgcttaataCTTTGTGTATTTACTTAAGCGTTTGTTAATATACATGAGCTATAAATTtactcaaaaatttatttagcattATATTAGCTTGCCCATTGATAAACTATTTGAAACACACTTAAAACAGTTAGTTACTCAcaatgatttgcattttaaataaagttttacaaGTTTTGATATCCgctttttattgatttgattaTTGACTGGGCTTGAAATTTAATGGCCTCgttaatataagtattttattattgtacttttattgtttaatttggtAATGCCTTCaagttcaaatattttttcgcTGATTTATCTATGACTATGATGCCTGCATGGACCACGGCAAGTCTGCAATTGAAGCGACATCGCGACGAGCGATCACTTTTTATCTCTCTTgtgagatttttttattttcattgccCTTATGCAATCGCCTCTTAGCCAGATCTCGTTTTACCTTTGTTGTGGTTtctgttgtggctgttgttgttgctgtgtgaaCTTCATCTGGCAGCTGGCCGGCATCTTTGTCTCatgcatacaaattgaccctgaaaatttctggtttttaagttaaataggAGCAATGATActcaggaaaaaaaatatcacataTGGCACAAAACTCTAAATAGTGGGAGCTGGTGATTCTGTTAACTGTTTAAAGGTATGAATGGCCAATACAATTTGGGGTATTTCCAGTCTCAGACTTGACTTAAATAAACCCACAAATTAGGGATTCGGCTCGGATGTgacttttaaaaagttttatttccTATTTATCAAACGTGctaagtattttaaaagagTTCAGGATCaactgttaaaaatataaaatttgaatatctcGTCTTATTTGAGTTATACAAATTGTAGACAGCAAACCAAGTGAATCATCTCCTCCATTTGggtattttagtttattgacCTTCAAAACGCAAAGTCCGACAAATAGAAAtcagacaaaaataaaagcataaattTCCAGCGGTTAACAACATAGACACATGCATGTGTTGGCTTATTTGCCATAGCCAAATGGGTATCCATAGCCATACTGGCCGTATCGATTGTACTGATAATGATTGTATTGTTGATGGTAGCCCCCTCCATATCCTCCTCCCAATCCCCCGCCATAACCTGGCCAGCCAATACCATATCCAGGATTACGATGTCCATGTCCATAGCCAAAGCTGCCACTGCTGGCTGTGGCACTGGCACTGGCAGAAGAAGATGCATAGTTCCCATATCCACCCCAAGGAGCTAAGCCATAACCTCCGGATCCATAACCTGGCCACTGTGGTGCACTCAAGCAACTGATTGCCAGGCAGCTCAGGATACAGAAAACTAAATATACCTAGGTAAATATGAAGAGAATTTACAAGATAATTGAAGTTAGTATAATTAACAGTGCGTACCTGCATAGTTGATGTACAATTCAATAGTGACAATAGAAGTGGAAATTGCTTTATATTAGGCCAAATTCAAACGGAAATCAAATCCGATGTAATTACAAGTAATTACAGTAAAGGTCTATGTAAAgacatataattaaaaaatttaaattataaatatgatcTTGAAGTTGAGTTAatatagaaaatgtattttctttaaatgttgtctaaaacatattgaaactaatttaatcaaaagtcttaatttaatttaaaaacaaattttatattctctACAATAAcaaagtacttaaaaaaaaaaacaaaaacttcaTATTCAATAATCTATCAGCTGTTCCGGAAGGTGTTCACCGGCCAATTCAtcataagcaaattaaatcgACTAAAATATCTAAGTGAAGCTTAACAATTGCCAAACCTCATAATAAACTTCCTCATGATGATGTGGGTGGTTTCGGTAACTTCACTGACGTCAGCTAAGTAATCATCCAAAAGGTGAATAAACTGCGACCAACGAAAGTGAAGGTATTACTAAGAGTATAGAATAGACACAAAGAGATAGAGaagataatatatatacattaagtGCTGGGTTTTTGGTAGTAGACAAATCAAATCATATACAACGCATCGTTAGATctgcagcaaaagcaactcGCAACTGAGAGAAGCAAATAACAAGTGCTAATGAGACAACTGAATGCTGGTCGAAGTTGTTGACGAGGTTTCCGGCAGCTCCGCCTATGCTTCGTTGCACGTTCTGTGTaaagtttgttgcctaagtcttttgtctAAGcactttgttattttattgctgcttGTTGTAAATACTCTTACTCTTCTGAGCCCAATGCTAACTATgatcaaaaaatttagaagTTCACAATAAATGCCTTATTGACAATAGATTACTCCAATTTTTAATGGGATcagggtaaaaaaaaatgcttggatgtaaataaaatatcaatcaaataaaaattaaagaagagTTGCTGCAATACTAATaccataaaataattcaaataaacttaattttatatatttatgtaaaaatcttTGTTGCAACTAGAATGAAAGATTGAgtctgaataaataaataaataaaaaattatgctaataagtataaaatacaTAAGGTGCATAGGTTTAAGAATCTTGTTCATAAATATAGAGCAAAAGAGCTGTAATCAATCAatcacaattaaataaacaacaatattattgaGAATATAAGAAAAAGGAAACCCTTTACTCTGAATGACTATCGTAAATctttaagctaaaaataaaaaaccacaaaaactggtaaaaagggaaaattgaaaatacaaaaactggTTACTGAGATAATGGGATTTACAAGGGTATGCAAGCATCGGTTTGGTTGTAGATTCTGATGTACGATCGCTCaagtgattatttttattgggtTTTTGAGATCTTGATCTTCCACAGCCGCGGCATGGCAATCGTCTTAACCCTCAACcgattatacttatatactcGCATATGCTCATTTTGACAATCGACGAAAATTAACGCATTCTGAGGCCCGTTGCCCAGTCAGGCATTGTCTACTGAGGGGGTATTCCATGATTTCGTCACTAACTGGTTCTGGTTtcaacttcagcttcagcttcagcttcagcctcagtttcattttcttgtttgTTCTGCAATTTGCGTAGAATTTACTTGGCGATGCGTAGCGCGTAGTTTGCTTCTTATGGTTGCTCATTGGGTATATTGGGTATACTCGACATTCAGCGGGTATATAAATGACAAGCACTCGACAATTGCAATTTAGTTTCGTTATCGAATCGGTGCGCGGCACATCCACAAATTTAAATCCATCAATTTATCTCGAAGTTCTTATGGCGCGCTTTTGTTGTGTACGTTTTGGTGGTGGTGTCACTTCTTGATGCACTTGCTCATcgcttctttttctttgcagCTGTTGGTCCTATTGGCGGTGGCCGGCTATGGAGCTGCTGCCCCGGCACCTGGCAAGGCCGAGGGACGCTCCTTTGGACTACTCGGCGGTGGCTTTGGAGGTGGTCTTGGACTCAGCGCTGGAGTGGGCTTAAATGCGGGCCTCTACAGTGGTttcggtggtggtggtggacACGGCTACGGTGGTGGCTATTATCCTGGTGGCGGCTACTATCCTGGCGGTGGTCATTACCATGGAGGTCATGGCTACGGAGGTGGACATGGATATGGACATGGCCATGGAGGTGGTTACTATCCCGGCGGCGGTTATGGCGGTGGCTATGGACACCATCCAGGTGGCGGTTTCTACCCCGGTGGTGGCTACAACAGCCACGGTGGATCATATGGCGGCCACTACAGTCAATCCCAGTCGCAGTATTCCAACAACTACTACAATGGTGGTTATGGCGGTGGCGGCGGCTTCTTTGGCCGATAATCCTAGCACAGTGTGATCATTTTTAACTCTAAGTTAGCTCATGTTATTTGTACTGAAAATCCAGATTGTAAAACACtcggaaaatataaaaaaaaagttataaaccAGACAACATGTGAAGTACAAAATTCCCCTACAAAATCCGGTTGCTCTTGTTTATGTGGATCTGTTGTCCTTGTCATTGTGCTTtctgttgtatttgttgtagcTGTCTTCGTCTTCTTCATTTTAATGCGCAAAACGCGACgtgcataaatttaatggGCCAAAATGAGATATCTGTTTAGTACGTGCATGACTAAGATCTCGAGCAGGAACATTCTTCGCAATTATTCTTCACACTTAGGAGCGATAAAGCATCATACTGGTAATTTATGCATGTGCTCATTTCATCTAAGTATGGGGAATCTCAAATGattattacttaattttatatcttttttttaattgtaatttcattttattaattatgtaagAATATTTCTACTCTTACTATTTATAAGATCAATTTACAAtatatcattatatttttatagatagCGTTAGTcctctaaatttttaaagttct
The genomic region above belongs to Drosophila innubila isolate TH190305 chromosome 3R unlocalized genomic scaffold, UK_Dinn_1.0 2_E_3R, whole genome shotgun sequence and contains:
- the LOC117791889 gene encoding keratin, type II cytoskeletal 3 encodes the protein MKLNTGSIRALMMLLCVAFSQAHGFGGGKKFGGGYGVGYPLPYPVAQPIPVPQPVPVPQPVPVPVAVPHPVPVAVPFAKPFKHGWKGGFGGGYGGGGFGGYGGGYGGGFGGYESYSSYGGAFGGAYGGGFGGGLGGLGGFGGAFRRR
- the LOC117791675 gene encoding pupal cuticle protein Edg-91 translates to MQIIRPHQLIILLGICLVFLLQDANAGKLKLLAFKGPHAGFVKLKVRSPKLLGLKHGLVGGGLGGGLGGGFGAGFGGGVNVGGGFGGFGGHSSGYEHHEEHHESHYSSGGSYGGGSFGGGGFGGGGFGGGGLWGK
- the LOC117792455 gene encoding keratin-associated protein 16-3, with protein sequence MQVYLVFCILSCLAISCLSAPQWPGYGSGGYGLAPWGGYGNYASSSASASATASSGSFGYGHGHRNPGYGIGWPGYGGGLGGGYGGGYHQQYNHYQYNRYGQYGYGYPFGYGK
- the LOC117791169 gene encoding pupal cuticle protein Edg-91, with translation MARFCCLLVLLAVAGYGAAAPAPGKAEGRSFGLLGGGFGGGLGLSAGVGLNAGLYSGFGGGGGHGYGGGYYPGGGYYPGGGHYHGGHGYGGGHGYGHGHGGGYYPGGGYGGGYGHHPGGGFYPGGGYNSHGGSYGGHYSQSQSQYSNNYYNGGYGGGGGFFGR